Proteins from one Tetrapisispora phaffii CBS 4417 chromosome 8, complete genome genomic window:
- the COX13 gene encoding cytochrome c oxidase subunit VIa (similar to Saccharomyces cerevisiae COX13 (YGL191W); ancestral locus Anc_8.151), whose protein sequence is MFRQAIKRSYATLPPWAMKPAFGAPNKVAAEAYKKELKAVRDHAAGTSNFWKKISIMVAVPAIGLATINTYYVEVEHAEHRKHLSHVKDSDWPKDYEFQNIRSKPFFWGDGDKTLFWNPVVNRHIKDE, encoded by the coding sequence ATGTTTAGACAAGCTATAAAAAGAAGTTATGCCACTTTACCTCCATGGGCTATGAAACCTGCTTTTGGTGCTCCAAACAAGGTAGCTGCTGAAGCTTACAAGAAAGAGCTGAAAGCGGTTAGAGACCATGCTGCTGGTACCTCCAACTTCTGGAAGAAAATTAGTATCATGGTCGCAGTTCCAGCTATTGGTTTGGCTACAATCAACACTTACTATGTTGAGGTAGAGCATGCTGAACACAGGAAACATCTAAGTCATGTCAAAGATTCTGACTGGCCAAAGGATTACGAGTTCCAAAACATTAGAAGCAAGCCTTTCTTCTGGGGTGATGGTGACAAGACATTATTCTGGAACCCTGTTGTTAACAGACACATCAAGGACGAATAA